A window of the Brassica oleracea var. oleracea cultivar TO1000 chromosome C1, BOL, whole genome shotgun sequence genome harbors these coding sequences:
- the LOC106328068 gene encoding uncharacterized protein At4g19900-like, with protein MRSKKLAMLVILALLHLLYMEAPTSTLSDDDKPPFKQNLPLPRIKQPFKQNVPLPRTRSTTSRSIVSVVVLDQQEKEESDPLVPPPKATKSERISWFRRKLPELEILKSTTKSKRFHGRVLELYNKNCSAQFFMVWLSPAKSFGPREMLAVDTLFTTNPGACLVILSNSLDSPRGSTILKRLLDQGFNLVAVTLDIPFLVKNTPAEAWLKKLKSGKMDPGSIPLFMNLSDLTRLAVLYKYGGTYLDTDIIFLNSMTGLRNAIGAQSLHPRTKRWTRLNNAVMVFDLHHPLMREFLQEYSTTFDGNRWGYNSPYLVSRVINRLGGRKPEYNLTIFPPDAFYPVNWLKIPSLFKKPATTREAKWVEKTVQDMKEGSYMIHLWNKVTRKMKIEEGSVMHKLISTHCTVCGNITESHT; from the coding sequence ATGAGATCAAAGAAGTTAGCGATGTTGGTGATCTTGGCTTTATTGCATCTCCTCTACATGGAAGCTCCAACATCTACTCTCTCTGATGACGATAAACCACCGTTCAAACAAAACTTGCCTCTTCCTAGAATAAAACAACCGTTCAAACAAAACGTGCCTCTTCCTAGAACCAGGAGTACTACTAGTAGGAGCATTGTCTCGGTTGTGGTCCTTGATCAACAAGAAAAAGAGGAGTCAGATCCGTTGGTACCTCCTCCTAAAGCCACCAAGAGCGAGAGAATCAGCTGGTTCAGGAGAAAGCTACCTGAGCTGGAGATACTGAAGTCAACAACCAAGAGCAAGAGGTTCCACGGAAGAGTCTTGGAGTTGTACAACAAGAACTGCTCAGCTCAGTTCTTCATGGTTTGGCTATCTCCCGCAAAGTCCTTTGGACCAAGAGAGATGCTAGCTGTTGACACCCTCTTCACCACCAACCCTGGTGCTTGCTTGGTGATTTTATCCAACTCCTTAGACTCACCAAGAGGATCCACCATCCTTAAGCGCTTGCTTGACCAAGGCTTCAACCTAGTAGCTGTGACACTAGACATCCCGTTCCTCGTCAAGAACACTCCAGCAGAAGCTTGGCTTAAGAAGCTAAAAAGCGGTAAGATGGATCCTGGCTCCATCCCTCTCTTCATGAATCTCTCTGATCTGACAAGACTTGCGGTGCTCTACAAGTACGGAGGAACCTATTTAGACACAGACATCATCTTCCTCAACTCCATGACTGGACTGAGAAACGCAATAGGTGCACAGAGTTTGCATCCTAGAACCAAGAGATGGACAAGGCTAAACAACGCGGTGATGGTCTTTGACCTCCACCACCCTCTTATGCGTGAGTTTTTGCAAGAGTACTCAACAACTTTCGACGGTAACAGATGGGGATACAACAGTCCTTACCTAGTCTCTAGAGTTATCAACAGGTTAGGAGGACGCAAACCTGAGTACAATCTAACGATCTTTCCACCGGATGCTTTCTATCCAGTGAACTGGCTTAAGATCCCAAGTCTTTTCAAGAAACCGGCAACTACAAGAGAAGCAAAGTGGGTGGAGAAGACGGTGCAAGATATGAAGGAAGGGAGTTACATGATACATCTGTGGAATAAAGTCACAAGGAAGATGAAGATTGAAGAAGGAAGCGTCATGCATAAACTCATCTCCACACACTGCACAGTCTGTGGAAACATTACTGAGTCTCACACTTAA
- the LOC106339918 gene encoding uncharacterized protein LOC106339918: MDSNPFMHTGNFVDLLSQQSISFANYEDISTLSSSQLPSLHRDDVGERRERKTWTPTDDILVISSWLNTSKDPVVSNEQKAGTFWKRVAACFNASPKAAGGEERTPNNCKQRWHKINDLVCKFCGAYEAATREKTSGCNENDVLKRAHEIYHNNLKKKFTLEHAWKELRNDQKWCEVASARNEGSSKKRKWEDAEVSSASQPSESKRPAGVKASKARGKATVAEEALTNGFQSMWDIKQKDLEVKERLSKMKILESIIAKTEPLAEYEEAFKKKLISGVKCHGVEHCVTGSSLTESTVEWSNQTFDKFSNAYGDQEKEKKRRKQRAYFERNREEGDLRLWNDYFSDTPTYPPNLFRRRFRMNKHLFMHIVQRLSNEVQFFQPKKDALGRVSLSPLQKCTAAIRILAYGNAADAVDEYLRLGATTTRSCLEHFVDGIISLFGEEYLRRPTPADLQRLLDIGEYRGFPGMVGSIDCMHWEWKNCPTAWKGQYTRGSGKPTIVLEAVASYDLWIWHAFFGPPGTLNDINVLDRSPVFDDIINGQAPQVTYSVNGREYHLAYYLTDGIYPKWATFIQSIPLPQGPKAVLFAQRQEVVRKDVERAFGVLQARFAIVRNPTLLWDKEKISNIIRACIILHNMIVEDERDGYTQYDTSIFVEGETSRSSEVDFSVNFATKGYMND; encoded by the exons ATGGATTCCAATCCATTTATGCATACAGGAAACTTTGTTGATCTACTTAGTCAACAAAGTATTTCTTTTGCTAACTATGAAGATATCTCAACTCTGTCTTCATCTCAACTTCCTTCTCTTCACAGGGATGATGTAGGTGAGCGTCGGGAACGGAAGACGTGGACTCCTACTGATGATATTCTGGTGATCAGCTCGTGGCTCAACACCAGCAAAGATCCAGTGGTTTCGAACGAGCAAAAAGCAGGCACCTTCTGGAAAAGAGTTGCAGCCTGTTTCAACGCGAGTCCAAAGGCAGCTGGGGGAGAGGAGAGAACGCCTAATAACTGTAAGCAGCGTTGGCACAAGATCAACGACTTGGTCTGCAAATTCTGTGGCGCGTACGAAGCTGCAACTAGGGAGAAAACCAGTGGCTGCAATGAGAATGATGTCCTGAAGAGAGCTCATGAGATTTACCACAACAACCTTAAGAAGAAATTCACTTTGGAGCATGCTTGGAAGGAACTGCGAAACGACCAGAAGTGGTGCGAAGTTGCAAGTGCCAGAAACGAGGGAAGCTCTAAGAAAAGGAAGTGGGAAGACGCTGAAGTCTCATCAGCCTCTCAACCATCTGAAAGCAAGCGTCCCGCTGGTGTTAAAGCATCAAAGGCCCGTGGGAAGGCGACTGTGGCTGAGGAGGCTCTCACGAATGGGTTTCAAAGTATGTGGGACATTAAACAGAAGGATTTGGAAGTGAAGGAAAGGTTGTCGAAGATGAAGATACTTGAGTCTATTATTGCAAAGACAGAACCGCTAGCTGAGTATGAGGAAGCCTTCAAGAAGAAGCTCATCA GTGGAGTCAAGTGTCACGGAGTGGAGCATTGTGTCACAGGGTCAAGTCTCACGGAGTCTACTGTCGAGTGGAGCAATCAGA CTTTCGACAAATTCTCCAATGCCTATGGTGATCAAGAAAAAGAGAAAAAACGAAGGAAACAACGAGCTTACTTCGAAAGAAATCGCGAAGAAGGCGATTTACGTTTATGGAATGATTATTTCAGCGACACTCCAACATATCCTCCAAATCTATTCCGACGACGATTTCGAATGAACAAACATTTATTCATGCATATTGTTCAGCGACTCTCTAACGAAGTTCAATTTTTTCAACCAAAAAAAGATGCTCTCGGAAGGGTTAGTCTCTCTCCACTTCAGAAGTGTACAGCAGCCATTCGTATCTTGGCATATGGGAATGCGGCTGATGCGGTCGACGAATACCTCCGCCTCGGTGCAACTACAACTCGGTCGTGTTTGGAACATTTTGTGGACGGAATAATTTCTTTATTCGGTGAAGAGTACCTGAGAAGACCAACACCTGCTGATCTTCAACGTTTACTTGATATTGGTGAATATCGTGGATTTCCCGGGATGGTAGGAAGCATCGATTGTATGCATTGGGAGTGGAAGAATTGTCCCACCGCTTGGAAAGGGCAATATACTCGGGGTTCAGGTAAACCAACAATTGTTTTAGAGGCGGTTGCTTCATATGATCTCTGGATATGGCATGCATTTTTTGGACCTCCAGGTACCTTAAATGATATCAATGTTCTTGATCGCTCACCTGTTTTTGATGACATAATAAATGGTCAAGCTCCGCAAGTCACATACTCTGTCAACGGAAGAGAGTATCATTTGGCTTACTATCTAACTGATGGTATCTATCCGAAATGGGCAACTTTTATCCAATCCATTCCATTACCACAAGGCCCAAAAGCGGTTTTATTTGCTCAACGTCAAGAAGTTGTCAGAAAAGATGTCGAGCGTGCTTTTGGAGTCCTGCAAGCTCGTTTTGCCATTGTTAGAAACCCAACTCTTCTTTGGGACAAGGAAAAAATCAGCAACATTATCAGAGCATGTATCATACTACACAATATGATAGTGGAAGATGAACGAGATGGATACACTCAATACGATACATCTATATTTGTAGAAGGAGAAACAAGCAGAAGTTCAGAGGTGGATTTCTC AGTGAACTTCGCGACCAAAGGATACATGAACGATTGA